A window of Phocoena phocoena chromosome 6, mPhoPho1.1, whole genome shotgun sequence contains these coding sequences:
- the INSL6 gene encoding LOW QUALITY PROTEIN: insulin-like peptide INSL6 (The sequence of the model RefSeq protein was modified relative to this genomic sequence to represent the inferred CDS: inserted 3 bases in 2 codons): MPWLLCLCVRLLLVRVSCELNDISRARKLCGRHLLQEIVKLCGSVNWSHIEEEKPFTQLLSQXSEKVETFIPDRLESSQTTFLVWRRATSPVSTFASQEDTLNNLKMQSLPEHQYKQANLPFKTRQEIFSSSQDISPYIHEIVEFQKKNTNKIKTLSNLFWGNHPQRKHRGYSEKCCLKGCTKXELIIACLPYIDYKNLKKHQQL, translated from the exons ATGCCGTGGCTCCTCTGCTTGTGTGTCAGGCTCCTGCTAGTTCGGGTCTCCTGTGAGCTGAACGACATTAGTCGAGCCAGGAAATTGTGCGGCAGGCATCTGCTGCAAGAAATAGTAAAACTCTGTGGCAGTGTTAACTGGAGCCACATTGAGGAGGAAAAGCCTTTCACACAGCTGCTTTCCC CCTCGGAGAAGGTCGAAACCTTTATCCCTGACCGGTTGGAAAGCTCCCAAACCACTTTCCTGGTCTGGAGGAGAGCGACAAGCCCAG TCTCTACTTTTGCCTCTCAGGAAGACACATTAAACAATTTGAAGATGCAGTCACTGCCTGAGCATCAGTACAAACAGGCCAACTTGCCTTTTAAGACAAGACAAGAGATATTTTCCTCATCACAAGACATCAGTCCATATATTCATGAGATTGTagaatttcagaagaaaaatacaaacaaaattaaaaccttaagCAATCTGTTTTGGGGGAATCATCCCCAAAGAAAGCACAGAGGATACTCAGAAAAATGTTGTCTGAAGGGATGTACAAA AGAACTTATTATTGCATGCCTTCCATATATTGATTATAAAAACTTAAAGAAGCATCAGCAGTTGTGA